A stretch of Nonomuraea africana DNA encodes these proteins:
- a CDS encoding MFS transporter, which produces MTVRIPALTDKLGLSEATVGVILLVWGLGALVTMQSMRGIMSRAGSRTVLRVGGPATALSLLGMACAPNLPSLLVAVAVFGMAFGTVDIAMNAQGSTVEQAYGRPLMNGMHAGWCVGAIAAGGIGSLSIALGLSYTANLSIVALLSLPLAVLIGRTYLPEPPVVRTTAKARRRLPAVVYLLGAIMFFAFMVEGTVADWNGLFMRDELGAPEAIAALGYPIFEAGMLLARLGGDRLRSRFGVRGMMTVSGVATAVTFAIVLTAATPLIAVVAMFFVGLGVATISPMTLSLAGTATDNPGPAIAQAGAMGYAGLLLGPVAIGLISDFTSLRVALGIAVVLGVLIAIAARFLPRQETTTITPVHVEERTPAGLAA; this is translated from the coding sequence ATGACCGTGCGCATCCCCGCGCTGACCGACAAACTCGGCCTGTCCGAGGCGACGGTCGGCGTGATCCTGCTCGTGTGGGGTCTGGGCGCGCTCGTGACCATGCAGTCGATGCGCGGGATCATGAGCCGCGCGGGCAGCCGGACGGTCCTGCGGGTCGGTGGCCCCGCCACCGCGCTCTCGCTGCTCGGCATGGCCTGCGCGCCGAACCTGCCGTCGCTCCTGGTGGCGGTCGCGGTCTTCGGCATGGCCTTCGGCACCGTCGACATCGCGATGAACGCCCAGGGCTCCACTGTCGAACAGGCCTACGGCAGGCCGCTGATGAACGGCATGCACGCGGGCTGGTGCGTCGGCGCGATCGCGGCGGGCGGCATCGGCAGCCTGTCGATCGCCCTCGGCCTGTCCTACACCGCGAACCTGTCGATCGTCGCGCTGCTCTCGCTCCCCCTTGCCGTGCTCATCGGCCGCACCTACCTGCCCGAGCCGCCCGTCGTGCGGACCACCGCCAAGGCGCGCAGGCGGCTGCCCGCCGTCGTCTACCTGCTGGGCGCGATCATGTTCTTCGCGTTCATGGTGGAGGGCACCGTCGCCGACTGGAACGGACTGTTCATGCGCGACGAGCTCGGCGCGCCCGAGGCCATCGCCGCGCTCGGCTACCCGATCTTCGAGGCCGGCATGCTCCTGGCCAGGCTCGGCGGTGACCGGCTGCGCTCGCGGTTCGGTGTGCGCGGCATGATGACCGTCTCGGGCGTGGCCACGGCCGTGACCTTCGCGATCGTGCTGACCGCCGCCACTCCGCTGATCGCCGTCGTCGCGATGTTCTTCGTCGGCCTCGGGGTCGCGACCATCTCGCCGATGACGCTGTCGCTGGCGGGCACCGCCACCGACAACCCCGGCCCCGCGATCGCCCAGGCGGGCGCGATGGGCTACGCGGGTCTGCTGCTCGGACCCGTGGCGATCGGCCTGATCAGCGACTTCACCTCGCTGCGGGTGGCGCTCGGCATCGCGGTCGTGCTCGGCGTGCTCATCGCGATCGCGGCCCGCTTCCTGCCCCGCCAGGAGACGACCACGATCACACCGGTCCACGTGGAGGAGCGCACCCCCGCGGGACTGGCCGCCTGA
- a CDS encoding electron transfer flavoprotein subunit beta/FixA family protein: MNIVVCVKQVPDTATERKLRSDDKTLDRDAADGVVNELDEYAVEEALKLKEAHGGEVTVLTMGPGKATETIRKALAMGADKAVHLTDDALHGSDALSTSYAMAQTLKKIGFDLVILGSESTDARTGVLAAMLAERLGAAQLTLANKVDIDGSSISIQRLTDYGYDKVEATLPAVVSVVEKINEPRYPSFKGIMAAKKKPVATMGVADAEIDASQVGLGAAWSEVVDFAAAPPRAAGTIVKDEGDGGVKAADFLASKKFI, from the coding sequence ATGAACATCGTCGTCTGCGTGAAGCAGGTCCCCGACACGGCGACCGAGCGCAAGCTCCGGTCCGATGACAAGACGCTCGACCGCGACGCCGCCGACGGCGTCGTCAACGAGCTTGACGAGTACGCGGTCGAGGAGGCCCTGAAGCTCAAGGAGGCCCACGGCGGTGAAGTGACCGTCCTCACCATGGGCCCCGGCAAGGCCACCGAGACCATCCGCAAGGCCCTGGCCATGGGCGCGGACAAGGCGGTCCACCTGACCGACGACGCCCTGCACGGCTCGGACGCGCTCTCGACCTCCTACGCGATGGCCCAGACGCTGAAGAAGATCGGTTTCGACCTGGTCATCCTCGGTTCGGAGTCGACCGACGCGCGGACCGGCGTGCTGGCCGCGATGCTGGCCGAGCGCCTGGGCGCCGCGCAGCTCACGCTGGCCAACAAGGTGGACATCGACGGTTCCTCGATCTCCATCCAGCGCCTGACCGACTACGGCTACGACAAGGTCGAGGCCACGCTGCCCGCCGTCGTCTCCGTGGTCGAGAAGATCAACGAGCCGCGTTACCCCTCCTTCAAGGGCATCATGGCGGCCAAGAAGAAGCCGGTCGCGACGATGGGCGTGGCGGACGCCGAGATCGACGCGTCGCAGGTCGGCCTCGGTGCGGCCTGGTCCGAGGTCGTCGACTTCGCCGCGGCCCCTCCGCGCGCGGCGGGCACGATCGTCAAGGACGAGGGCGATGGCGGCGTCAAGGCCGCCGACTTCCTCGCGTCCAAGAAGTTCATCTGA
- a CDS encoding electron transfer flavoprotein subunit alpha/FixB family protein, whose product MSEILVLVEQVDGEVKKVTLELLTLARSLGTPSAVWAGPGFTADAKARLAEYGAEKVYVAGSADVVDHVVAPKAELLAQLVGSAAPAAVLVAATAEGKEIAGRLAVKTDSGVITDAVGLSEGFVADQSIFGGGVNVHSRVTKGTPIIAVRPNSTAPAPSPAAGTEEEVSVALSDAAKASKIVERVKQEKGARPELTEAAIVVSGGRGVGSAENFSIIEGLADVLGAAVGASRAATDAGWYPHQFQVGQTGKTVSPQLYIAAGISGAIQHRAGMQTAKTIVAINKDPEAPIFELADFGVVGDLHQVVPQLADEISKRK is encoded by the coding sequence ATGTCGGAGATTCTCGTTCTCGTTGAGCAGGTCGACGGCGAGGTCAAGAAGGTCACGCTCGAGCTGCTGACCCTGGCCCGCTCGCTCGGCACCCCCTCGGCCGTGTGGGCAGGCCCCGGCTTCACCGCCGACGCCAAGGCCAGGCTGGCCGAGTACGGCGCGGAGAAGGTCTACGTCGCGGGCTCCGCCGACGTCGTCGACCACGTCGTCGCCCCCAAGGCCGAACTGCTGGCGCAGCTGGTCGGCTCGGCCGCGCCCGCGGCCGTCCTCGTCGCCGCCACGGCGGAGGGCAAGGAGATCGCCGGTCGCCTGGCCGTCAAGACCGACTCCGGTGTCATCACCGACGCGGTCGGCCTGAGCGAGGGCTTCGTCGCCGACCAGTCCATCTTCGGTGGCGGCGTCAACGTCCACTCGCGCGTGACCAAGGGCACCCCGATCATCGCGGTCCGCCCCAACTCCACCGCTCCCGCTCCTTCGCCGGCCGCGGGGACCGAGGAGGAGGTCTCGGTCGCGCTGTCGGACGCCGCCAAGGCCTCGAAGATCGTCGAGCGGGTCAAGCAGGAGAAGGGCGCCCGTCCCGAGCTCACCGAGGCGGCCATCGTCGTCTCCGGTGGCCGTGGCGTGGGATCGGCGGAGAACTTCTCGATCATCGAGGGGCTCGCCGACGTCCTGGGCGCCGCTGTGGGCGCCTCCCGCGCGGCCACGGACGCGGGCTGGTACCCGCACCAGTTCCAGGTCGGCCAGACGGGCAAGACGGTCTCGCCGCAGCTCTACATCGCCGCCGGCATCTCGGGTGCGATCCAGCACCGGGCGGGCATGCAGACGGCCAAGACCATCGTCGCGATCAACAAGGACCCGGAGGCGCCGATCTTCGAGCTCGCCGACTTCGGTGTCGTGGGCGACCTGCACCAGGTCGTCCCGCAGCTCGCGGACGAGATCAGCAAGCGCAAGTAG
- a CDS encoding serine/threonine-protein kinase, whose protein sequence is MSEPDGEHLGPYRLLSPLGSGGFGEVHLALDPEGRTVAVKVLHPHVAADASALTRLEREVETMRLVEGPYVAEVLDASMSGERPYLVTRYVQGRPLSVVPVPVTDLRRLAKGLAQALTAIHDAGVVHRDLKPANVMMAEGEPVVIDFGIASALDSLSVTASGAVVGTPGYLAPEVLEGQETGAPADVFSFAATLAYAATGRQPYGTGPLSAIAYRVVHHEPDLEGVPAWLEPLLRECLLRDPAARPTAAQICARLGVDTPSRGRHGVRGLSGTARRPTPSAMGAAGPAGPEPFPGALGPEPGAFLEAGGPSGGLGGVFAGGRRVEPTQGHADLHDLSTREWRPGRPTTDEARARHREKIRRRWVIGSGIFVALLAAAARTPLPEASLLLLASYSLIVVGDAAVALLSRGLFRIRRMVTDLSSVAGVVALWLVLSTLFSPFTLALFAGTALVVGVVFLLNA, encoded by the coding sequence ATGAGCGAGCCTGACGGTGAGCATCTCGGCCCCTACCGCCTTCTCTCCCCGCTCGGTTCGGGCGGGTTCGGCGAGGTCCACCTCGCGCTCGACCCCGAGGGCCGCACCGTCGCGGTCAAGGTCCTGCACCCGCACGTCGCCGCCGACGCCTCCGCCCTGACCAGGCTCGAGCGCGAGGTCGAGACGATGCGCCTGGTGGAGGGGCCGTACGTGGCCGAGGTGCTCGACGCCTCGATGTCGGGCGAGCGGCCCTACCTCGTGACCCGCTACGTCCAGGGGCGGCCGCTCAGCGTCGTGCCGGTGCCCGTGACGGATCTGCGCCGCCTGGCCAAGGGGCTGGCGCAGGCGCTGACGGCCATCCACGACGCGGGCGTGGTGCACAGGGACCTCAAGCCCGCCAACGTCATGATGGCCGAGGGCGAGCCCGTGGTGATCGACTTCGGCATCGCCTCGGCGCTCGACTCGCTGTCTGTCACCGCCTCGGGCGCGGTGGTCGGCACGCCCGGTTACCTGGCGCCCGAGGTGCTCGAAGGGCAGGAGACCGGCGCTCCGGCCGACGTGTTCTCCTTCGCCGCCACGCTGGCCTACGCGGCCACGGGGCGCCAGCCGTACGGCACGGGCCCGCTGTCGGCCATCGCCTACCGGGTCGTCCATCACGAGCCCGATCTCGAGGGGGTGCCCGCCTGGCTGGAGCCGCTGCTGCGCGAATGCCTGCTGCGTGACCCCGCCGCGCGGCCGACGGCCGCGCAGATCTGCGCCAGGCTCGGCGTCGACACGCCTTCCCGCGGGCGCCACGGCGTCAGAGGCCTGAGCGGTACGGCCCGGCGCCCCACGCCGAGCGCCATGGGAGCGGCGGGCCCGGCGGGACCGGAGCCCTTCCCCGGCGCCCTGGGGCCCGAGCCGGGGGCGTTCCTCGAGGCGGGCGGCCCTTCCGGTGGGCTGGGCGGCGTCTTCGCCGGGGGCCGGCGGGTGGAGCCCACTCAGGGCCATGCCGACCTGCACGACCTGTCCACGAGGGAGTGGCGGCCCGGGCGGCCCACGACGGACGAGGCGCGCGCCCGCCACAGGGAGAAGATCCGCAGGCGGTGGGTGATCGGCTCGGGCATCTTCGTCGCCCTGCTGGCGGCGGCGGCCAGGACACCGCTGCCCGAGGCGTCGCTGCTGCTGCTCGCGTCCTACTCTCTGATCGTGGTCGGCGACGCGGCGGTCGCGCTGCTCTCGCGCGGCCTGTTCAGGATCCGCCGCATGGTGACCGACCTGTCGTCGGTGGCCGGGGTGGTGGCGCTGTGGCTGGTGCTCAGCACCCTCTTCAGCCCGTTCACGCTGGCGCTCTTCGCCGGCACTGCGCTGGTCGTGGGAGTGGTCTTCCTGCTCAACGCCTGA
- a CDS encoding serine/threonine-protein kinase, with amino-acid sequence MSTGNTQAPERLGPYRLVRKIGEGGMGVVHLGLDEEGREVAIKVLHPHVAADLKARDRLTREVETMRRVRSRHVAEVLDAELVGGQPYVVTRFAPGRTLEETVLAEGPLPAAQLIRLAQGLCAALVSIHAADVIHRDFKPSNVMLVDGEPLVIDFGIAHLVNATRLTQTGMFVGTPGYLAPEIIRDTEITQAADVHALASTVFFAAVGAPPFGTGTFEVICFNIMEGRAQLDKAPAWLRGWLSRALAVDPKARPTAQELLRMARALDPSVTAFNETPPNGTRVLESPPVGRTRTLVSDDSFSDLLPPVEYAKPPRPEPQPRKEHRQRKEPKPPPYVPANVPPYQPPPPYPDQRVAGYPAPSPQQQRAAVRPPQPAVQPRPYTPPQADRPRYRVGHPLIAALLLTLLVALAVMMPVMAGAAAVVIALVLRVGEYLFGDLVSRRQLRGSSAADPALILLGTPWALIKATLVSLVQVPLSILWGVCVWGVLHYALQIHSDQAVAYAAGAFAAGLFVLPGGGAPRKAVTRTLTGVIRSPGAGLVVALVVGTAALLAVLFAMGQAPTWHPWEQPSDVVRELTRTAKDSVTGLITGLIDSLMTSLGLGFLSPWS; translated from the coding sequence ATGAGCACTGGCAACACCCAGGCGCCCGAGCGTCTCGGTCCCTACAGGCTCGTCAGGAAGATCGGCGAGGGTGGCATGGGGGTTGTCCACCTCGGGCTCGACGAGGAGGGGCGCGAGGTCGCCATCAAGGTGCTGCACCCCCACGTCGCGGCGGACCTGAAGGCGCGCGACCGGCTGACCCGCGAGGTCGAGACCATGCGCAGGGTGCGCAGCCGGCACGTCGCCGAGGTGCTCGACGCCGAGCTGGTCGGCGGGCAGCCGTACGTGGTGACGAGATTCGCCCCCGGGCGCACGCTCGAGGAGACGGTGCTCGCCGAGGGGCCGCTGCCCGCGGCGCAGCTGATCAGGCTGGCACAGGGACTGTGCGCCGCGCTCGTCTCCATCCACGCCGCCGACGTCATCCACCGCGACTTCAAGCCGTCCAACGTCATGCTGGTCGACGGCGAGCCCCTGGTCATCGACTTCGGCATCGCGCACCTGGTCAACGCCACCAGGCTGACCCAGACGGGCATGTTCGTCGGCACGCCCGGCTACCTCGCGCCTGAGATCATCCGCGACACGGAGATCACCCAGGCGGCCGACGTGCACGCGCTGGCCTCCACGGTCTTCTTCGCCGCGGTGGGCGCGCCGCCGTTCGGCACGGGCACGTTCGAGGTCATCTGCTTCAACATCATGGAGGGGCGGGCGCAGCTCGACAAGGCGCCCGCGTGGCTGCGCGGCTGGCTGAGCAGGGCGCTGGCGGTCGACCCCAAGGCCAGGCCCACCGCGCAGGAACTGCTGCGCATGGCGCGCGCGCTCGACCCCTCGGTGACGGCCTTCAACGAGACGCCGCCGAACGGCACGCGGGTCCTGGAGTCGCCGCCGGTCGGCAGGACCAGGACGCTCGTCTCCGACGACAGCTTCTCCGACCTGCTGCCGCCGGTCGAGTACGCCAAGCCGCCGCGCCCCGAGCCGCAGCCCCGCAAGGAGCACAGGCAGCGCAAGGAGCCGAAGCCGCCGCCGTACGTGCCGGCGAACGTGCCGCCGTACCAGCCGCCACCGCCGTACCCCGACCAGCGGGTCGCGGGCTACCCCGCGCCTTCGCCGCAGCAGCAGCGGGCGGCGGTCAGGCCGCCCCAGCCCGCCGTCCAGCCGCGGCCTTACACGCCGCCGCAGGCCGATCGGCCGAGGTACCGCGTGGGGCATCCGCTCATCGCGGCGCTGCTGCTGACGTTGCTGGTCGCGCTCGCGGTCATGATGCCGGTCATGGCCGGCGCCGCGGCCGTGGTGATCGCGCTGGTGCTGCGCGTGGGCGAGTACCTCTTCGGTGACCTCGTCTCGCGCCGCCAGTTGCGGGGCAGCAGCGCGGCCGATCCCGCGCTGATCCTGCTCGGCACGCCATGGGCGCTGATCAAGGCGACTCTGGTGTCGCTGGTGCAGGTCCCGCTGTCGATCCTGTGGGGCGTGTGCGTGTGGGGCGTGCTGCACTACGCCCTGCAGATCCACAGCGACCAGGCGGTGGCCTACGCGGCCGGTGCCTTCGCGGCGGGGCTGTTCGTGCTGCCCGGAGGGGGAGCGCCGCGCAAGGCCGTCACCCGCACGCTGACCGGCGTCATCCGCAGTCCAGGGGCAGGGCTCGTGGTCGCGCTGGTCGTCGGCACCGCCGCGCTGCTCGCTGTGCTGTTCGCGATGGGGCAGGCGCCTACCTGGCATCCGTGGGAGCAGCCCTCCGACGTGGTGAGGGAGCTGACCCGCACCGCGAAGGACAGCGTGACCGGACTCATCACGGGGCTCATCGACTCCCTCATGACGAGCCTCGGACTCGGCTTCCTCTCACCCTGGTCATGA
- a CDS encoding HIT family protein, with amino-acid sequence MTARSERMDLDAYVERVRNGPCFVCAIVSGDPAHDLEEILYEDERHLAFLARYPTVPGYTLVCPKAHVEHAVRDLDEDAYLALMAVVRRVALAVEAVVPSERTYLLTLGSQQGNSHLHWHIAPLPPGTPYHEQQFHALMSENGLIPWDTEQAAALGARIRAALAR; translated from the coding sequence GTGACCGCCCGCTCCGAGCGCATGGACCTGGACGCCTACGTCGAACGCGTCAGGAACGGCCCCTGCTTCGTCTGCGCCATCGTCTCCGGCGACCCCGCCCACGACCTAGAGGAGATCCTCTACGAGGACGAGCGGCACCTGGCCTTCCTCGCCCGCTATCCCACGGTTCCCGGCTACACGCTCGTCTGCCCCAAGGCGCACGTCGAGCACGCCGTCAGGGACCTGGACGAGGACGCCTACCTCGCGCTGATGGCCGTGGTGCGCAGGGTCGCGCTGGCCGTGGAGGCGGTCGTCCCCTCGGAGCGGACCTACCTCCTCACGCTGGGCAGCCAGCAGGGCAACTCCCACCTGCACTGGCACATAGCCCCGCTGCCGCCCGGCACGCCGTACCACGAGCAGCAGTTCCACGCGCTGATGAGCGAGAACGGCCTGATCCCGTGGGACACCGAGCAGGCGGCCGCGCTGGGCGCCCGCATCCGGGCCGCCCTCGCAAGGTGA